TGTTTAGTTGTAGAAAAGAATAAGATATTAGTTAATGTCTATCTTGACCAGAGAATCTGCTAATCTCTGTCTGGTAGCTGTTGATATGAAGATAAAGTAGGTAACTTTAGGTTGCAAAAGCTACTTTATCCCAGGATTCTGACTATATTTTATAGACTATTCTGACCCTTAGATTCTCTCTTTTAGCTTTTTGTTGTTGCACATAGCTTATTAAAGGTATAGTCTTTAAGGGTCATTATTTGAATGAGATAACAAAGATGCTTTGGAACTTTCTTTCGTCTGTTCTCTTGTCTGATAACAAATTATGGAATAACTTGGTTTGGTGTTGACCAATGTTTGACTTGTGAATCAGGCGGAGGCGACTGGTGTTGGTAAACTTAGATTCAACAGATTGGTTAATCTGATTGGTTGTTGTGCTGAAGGGGATGAGAGATTGTTGGTAGCTGAGTATATGCCTAATGATACACTCTCAAAGCATCTTTTTCACTGTAAAAGTTCCTTTAATCTTTTGTCTTAGTGTACTTCCTTTTTGATCATCTCTATTCTCTAGAGACTTGATGCTCTCTGTTTCGTGTTCCATTTCGTGTAGGGGAAAAACAGCCATTTCCTTGGGAAATGCGTGTTCGAGTTGCAGATTTTATCGCACAAGCACTTGATTACTGCAACATCGAAAACCGAAAGCTTTATTATGATTTAAATGCATACAGAATCCTGTTTGACGAGGAAGGTGATCCTCGTCTATCAACTTTTGGTCTTATGAAGAATAGTAGAGACGGCACAAGCTTCAGTACCAACTTAGCTTATACGCCACCCGAGTTTCTACGAACAGGTAATAAAACTTACTTCAAGAACATCTATAATCatagctttcttttgtttctgattttgttgaatCTAAAGagagttctttctctttttgcagGTAGAGTCATTCCTGAAAGTGTAATATACAGTTATGGAACTATTCTTATAGATCTTTTGAGTGGCAAACACATTCCACCGAGTCATGTAATGTCCTTGCAACTTTTGTAATTTCATTTCACTCTATTTAGTTTTTGTCAATCTGAAATAAGTGATGAGTGTTCAATACCAGGCTCTTGACATAATAAGAGGGAAAAACGTGTTGCTACTTATGGATTCATCACTTGAAGGGCAATATGAAAACGAAGACGCAACTAAACTTGTTGATCTTGCTTCAAAATGTCTTCAGTCTGAGGCAAAAGATCGTCCTGATACCAAATATCTTCTCTCTTCAGTGCCACCACTACAAAAGCAGAAAGAGGTTTCAAGAATCAAATAACAGTACTCAATTTCTTTTCGTAGCAGATTAGTAAGTTTTGTTTCGTATTGTTTGTGTGTTAGGTTGCTTCTCATGTCTTGATGGGTTTGCCTAAGAATAGAGTTATACTACCAACTCTGCTTTCTCCTCTTGGAAAGGCTTGTTCCAGAATGGATCTTGCGGCTGTTCATGAGATTTTGCTTAAAGCTGGTTACAGAGACGATGAAGGAGCGGAGAACGAGGTACCATACAATCTTTACCGAGTTTTTAGTTAACTGGTTTCCATGTCCGTCCTTATTCTCTCTGATCTGTCCGAATCTGCTTCCACAGCTTTCATTTCAAGAATGGACACAACCAGTGCAGGAGATGCTCAACACAAAGAAATTTGGAGACGTTGCTTTCAGAGATAAGGACTTCAAGAACGCTATTGAATGTTACTCGAAGGTAATactaatcaaaacaaacaaacagcaAAAGTCCAGTGGTTGATTTATGCATTTATCTATATAACTCTTGTAAAAAACTGTACTGTTACCAGTTGGTGGTGATGATGTCTGTTCCATCTGCGACGGTTTTCGCAAGACGGGCATGCTCCTACTTAATGACGGATCAACATGAACTTGCGCTGAGAGACGCAATGCAAGCTCAAGTTTGCATACCGGAGTGGCCTACTGCGTTTTATCTGCAAGCTTTAGCTCTTTCAAAGCTTGGAATGGAGACGGATGCTAATGATATGCTTAACGATGGTGCTGCGTTTGAAGCTAAGCGACAACAACAGAACAGTTGGCGTTGTTAAAagggaagaaacagagagaaaaaatgaaAGTTCCAAATATTTTTATGGGTCCTTTCTAGAAACTGAATCTATTTTGTGTTCATTTGATTTGAATGGGTATAATAAGCTAGAGACACATTTATATCtaatatgttattttaaatCGTTTTCTGCCATTTTGTATAGctggtaaaacaaaaaaatgttgtagaGCTTTTCGAAAAGTTTCACATATGACTAGACAACCAAAACCTGCTAACCAAGcgtcaattaaattatcaattcaCAATCTGCATTAATTaactcactaagaatacacaaagttgcttaatctattcttaacaGGAANNNNNNNNNNNNNNNNNNNNNNNNNNNNNNNNNNNNNNNNNNNNNNNNNNNNNNNNNNNNaaacaatgaagaattaagctctaaaattacataaaaacacaagatataaactcccccaaacttataaCTTGCTAgccctcaagcaaggaccaaacaaaaagtgagagagagaggtttgaaaaAGGGATACAGAACCAATAAGCAtcaacaaaggattcaaaccacagTCCTTAAATGTAattcaatggtgctaagatcaatcaaagtccttacaaatatttttatatgcttTTCACAATAAACCACTCTAGCTCACTTTCTATCTAttggtaaagacttgcaatcctattgaGCACATCTTTCACATCCATTAAAGTGTTAggtgtgatcttgcaaatggaaaataaatcaatctcaattggtttaagggaaaGACTTTTTATAAAGAGGTTGGCAATGATGTTTTTGGGTGGTttactctcaaacaaagaggaatgctagacagttgtgaaatcaatctaagactgagaataatttgggcatacaaagcttaactcttgatgttctacccaaATAGAAGCTTTTCTACCatttttctcatctttcttatctttctttcaaaacaaaaaaaaatcaacttgattcaacttaaaccctttctcttctttacttatggTCTTATACTTTTGAATATCTCTAAGGATTCACTTTAAACAcaaactctctttcttcttacttcattgaacttcttttgatgaacTCATATTCTTATAAAACTATgctttagcattttttttttttatgaaacttttctaggagacatcagctaaacttttctttctcttttgttcttcttaagagacttagagcttttaaccaaacttaaccttagagataaatcttttcttttcttttgaccaagtaattccttccccttttttttttgtttcttaatctcTCTTATTTCCAAACTTTTACCCAAATAAaaattctaaccacctatttctttcgAAACCAGTCCTATTAGCTAGCTATAAAGattccaaacctagctaaaacaagagccaattctttgtcattctcaatactctcaagatttcacaacctatagcattatcaagaAAAAGGCCTTACTTAACAAATTaacacaaggcttgaaagaaaaggttgggGTTCAAAGGtatggcaagagattgggttaaacaaaatagagtggcaaatagagattgttaacccaaatgaaagttccatgagctagcattcatagtccatatgcaagataatttaaagatcaaattaaagtccaaataatatagagatgcagcaatgatcatgcaagctttacactagaagaaaatgcttttaagtgacacaatgctttaagcctagactcttcattttttcccaaaggttaaacaagcaccaatgaactataaatgagggatgtgggttcaatcctaagatTCTGCTTCTAACAAGGTAGCTTCATTATTAtcccaaatgcaaatgcaaatgcataTTAAATGtttctagactcaatcctaaacacaagaatgaatatgcaaagctacatgcatttgtttttgtttttttgaaaattttcaaatttttttgatttttctcaaaacaaagcTATTAACAATGAATcacacaaaatatgaaaatcaaaacaaaacacaatgttagatggttagtccctcccccaaacttaattcacacagtccctgtgtgagaAAAGACCAAGAGAAAgactaacaaaataaagaaaacaagactcaaatgatatatacaatggaAAGTTAGGACCATACCTTGTCCCTAGTTGTGAACCTTAGGGAATGGAGTGATAGGAGGAGCTTTAGTGCTCCCTTGAGATCTTGTTGAGTTGGTGGAAGGAGATTGGAGGTTGATAGTAATGACACTTGAGAGAAGTTCATGAAGCTTATCTTTGTCATAATGATACTTGAGATCTAGCTTGGCTTTGGCACTTGCAAAGGGTGAAGAAGGACCTTTGTGCTTCACTTTGTACTCTATTGCTCCATCAACAAGCCCCAATGGATGCAAACAAAAAGTCATAGGAGATGAAAAAATGGTCGGAGggtggttttgtttcttcttcctcttcttcttgtcaacaactttatttGCTTAACCCAAATCCCCTTCTCTAGAATCTCCTTTGAGGTCATCAAATAAAGAGTCTAAACACTCACCATCAAAAATGTCCTCATCAAGCTTTGTAGTCTCTTTAATACCCACTTTATCAACTTGGAGCTCTTGATGTTGATCATTCAAGTCTCTATGCTCTTCTTTAGTTGCTACTTCTTCACTAGTGATTGTTCCACAAAACATTGTAGAGAAAGGTTTGATAGGATAGGATGTGTTGGGATTCACATGAAGAAGAGTTACTCTCTTATTTGGGAAATCAATGCTTGCCCCCACAATGTTGAGAAAAGGAGTTCCTAGTATGAGAGGGAGCCTATTGGTTTCTTTCATCTCAACTACCATGAAGTCTGTTGGAACAGTGCAATCACCAACCTTGAGTGGATAGTCTTCAATCAAACCAAGTGGAGATTTTGAAGAAGCAtctccaaacatgatggaagaaGAGGGTTGCTTCATGTCTTTGATCCCAAGACTCTTTACCATATCAAGTGACATCACATTAACACTTGCTCCTGAATCACATAAGGCATCATCAAGTTGTAAAGCACCAAGTGAGCAAGGTATAGTAAATCTGCCTGGATCTTTAAGCTCGGaaagtgtttttggtttgggttgttgTTCACTTGGTGAATCAAAAATTCCCATGATTTCTTCCACCTTCTCTCTGTTTGTTAGAATAACTTTGATGAAATCTATATGGCTAGGAACTTGAGACAAGCTATCCACATAAGGCAAATGTGCTCCAACTCTATTCATATTAGCTTTGAAACTTGAGAGCACTTTCTTTTTGGCCTTTGTAAGAACCCTTTGTGGAAATGGAATTGGAGGACTATAAAGAGGAAGAGCAACACTTGGTTCATCTTTCCTTTCAACCTCCTTGGCAACTATCTCCTTACCCCTTGATCCTTTCTCAGTTTTCTCAACTTTAGCAACCACCAAACCCTCAACAGCATAACCATATAGGAGAGCAGAGATCTCTTCAATAGACCTTTCATTCTCATCAGCATGGCTatccatttttgatttttcgaaATTCATACTAGTGACCCTGTTCACTTCTTCTTTGAAGATGACATTGCAAAACTCCTTTGGGTTTGGTTCTGGTTTTCCTGGTAAAGAACCCATTTGTcttgttgaagaggaagaagtttgTCCCTGTACCTGTGTTTGCAACCTCTCAATCTTGGCATTTAACTCACCATATACATTCTCAACCTTGTTGTGCATGGCTTTCATTTGTGTGGCAAGTTCAATGGCACCTCTCCCTTGTCCTTCAAGGATTTGTCTAAGTAGAGCAGTTGTGTCATCTACTTGACCTTGAGGATGTGGTGCATTCATTTGTTGCTGAGGATGGGAATAGATTTGAGGGTTAGCTTGATAGTTCCCTTGAGATTGGCGTTGATAGTTTGGTTGTGAAGTAAAACCAAGAGGTTTTTGTGGTGGATAAGTCTGGTCTTGTGGGTTCTCCACATTGTTGCTGCGGTAAGAGAGGTTTGGGTGGTTGCGGTAATTaggattgaacttgttataACCCTGACCACCTACATAGTTGACCTCTTCTTGACATTCAACACAAGCTTCCATACCCTCTTGATAAAGTTCACAATCATTGACAAAGTGAACTTGCTTTTGATTGGCACTAAGCATCTTATCCATCTTATCATTTAAAGCTTTGATCTCCTTTTGGTGCTGCTCATTCATATCAGAATAGTCCCTTggagttctatcataatcttctcCATAGTTGCCATcactttgagcaagattctccacCAAAGTCATACCAACATCAACATCTTGCCCAAGGAAATTACCATTACTTGCTGTGTCAAGCaacattcttatctttggaagcACTACTCTATATAATGTGCTGAGAAGAGACTCCTTAgagaagccatgatgaggacattgcatagtgtagcctttgaatctttcccatgcttcacaaaagctctcatttcCTTTTTGAGCAAAGCTTGATATTTCATTCCTTAGCCTTGCTGTTCTAGTAGTAGAGAAGAATTTGGATAGGAAAGCTCTCTTACATTGATCCCAAGAGGTAACTGAGCCTACTGGCAGGTTCTTCTCCCAAGTCCTAGCTCTATCaccaagagaaaatgggaagaggcgGAGCTTGAATGCATCTTCAGAGATACCATTGATTTTCACTGTCCCACACATCATGTCAAACTGATCCAAGTGGTCAAGAGGGTCTTCCATAGATAGACCATGAAACTTTGAGCTTTGTACCATGTTGATAAGACTTGACTTGATCTCATAGTTATTGTTCTCAACAGGAGGAGCTCTAATTCCCATGCGGTTCCCATGAATGTTTGGTTGATCAAAAGTTCCAATGACTCTTGGCTGTCTTGGAGGATGGATAGGAGCTTGTTCAACATGGGGCTGGTCATTTCCATTGTGACTAGCTGGGGGTGGAGGGTTGTTATCCATAGCTTGGCGGGCTATTCGGCGATTTTCACTTTCAAAACAGCGCATGTCGTCAACACGCTCAACTAAATTTGCTTGGCCTTGACTTCTCAAGTTCATACACCTGGCAAAAGAGAGTTCAAACCACCAAAGCAAACCAAGTAAGTAACAATGTAAAGTAAATGAATAGGCTCAAACAATGCTGAAATCCTAATGAGTGAATGGAatgcaaatgggcaacggcgctaAATTGATGTAGTATATTTcagtcaattaaattatcaatccacaatctgcattaatcaactcactaagaatacacaaagttgcttaatctattcttaacaggaattggttttgttgtaacaatcttaactagcaaacaaattaaagaaaagaaacagaacacaactaacaacaaactttaaatcaagattaaacaagtgaaccttgggcaaggtaattgacttgggagatagctaaccaatcctagatgtccatgcaacaatcaagaacaatcctatggctaagaacactaatgcaaatcaatccatttccatggtagagattcctatgctaatcaagtgataatcaactttttccaaaggcaatcacaaagctagcatgcattaagaacaagtcttaataccactaagcaccctaatcatcaatttccattggctaggagtGCAAAGcccttgaatagtttggtttaggaatttcatcaaacaccttctgggcaatggaaatcctaatgtctagattcaagcttgatcaaggctttccagcattattaacactaaacaagataggaaacacataaataaagctctagacatcaaagatcaatcatatatctccctaatctacctagcccaaagttctaatgATCTGcccactcatcatcatgatcacacaaaggaaagagtttggtctttgtgaaatcataatcagagattatagattaagagatttgaaaaagaaattgctattaaaaacttagaagtactcaatcattcaacaaaccaagagtaaacaatCTTAAAACTCTCAATGGCtgctaaacaagagataaacaaaagataagagataagtctccccttaatagggttagagtatttatagcaaaataaaaaggagCCGGGTCAACCTAGTTCAAACCGGGTCAAACCcagatcaaaactaaaacaagtgtggtgATGGTCTCACACGCCCATGCTTTGACCGATTGAGATGGCCGATTGGGATGGCC
The sequence above is a segment of the Camelina sativa cultivar DH55 chromosome 10, Cs, whole genome shotgun sequence genome. Coding sequences within it:
- the LOC104718525 gene encoding probable serine/threonine-protein kinase At4g35230 isoform X1 — its product is MGCLHSKTAHLPSPDDPSVPNKPESVNEDQVDQESQVPVFKEFDLSELKKVTNGFSPSCIVSEGGERALNVVYRGKLEGNRLVAIKRFSRQAWPDAQHFVAEATGVGKLRFNRLVNLIGCCAEGDERLLVAEYMPNDTLSKHLFHWEKQPFPWEMRVRVADFIAQALDYCNIENRKLYYDLNAYRILFDEEGDPRLSTFGLMKNSRDGTSFSTNLAYTPPEFLRTGNKTYFKNIYNHSFLLFLILLNLKRVLSLFAGRVIPESVIYSYGTILIDLLSGKHIPPSHALDIIRGKNVLLLMDSSLEGQYENEDATKLVDLASKCLQSEAKDRPDTKYLLSSVPPLQKQKEVASHVLMGLPKNRVILPTLLSPLGKACSRMDLAAVHEILLKAGYRDDEGAENELSFQEWTQPVQEMLNTKKFGDVAFRDKDFKNAIECYSKLVVMMSVPSATVFARRACSYLMTDQHELALRDAMQAQVCIPEWPTAFYLQALALSKLGMETDANDMLNDGAAFEAKRQQQNSWRC
- the LOC104718525 gene encoding probable serine/threonine-protein kinase At4g35230 isoform X2 — translated: MGCLHSKTAHLPSPDDPSVPNKPESVNEDQVDQESQVPVFKEFDLSELKKVTNGFSPSCIVSEGGERALNVVYRGKLEGNRLVAIKRFSRQAWPDAQHFVAEATGVGKLRFNRLVNLIGCCAEGDERLLVAEYMPNDTLSKHLFHWEKQPFPWEMRVRVADFIAQALDYCNIENRKLYYDLNAYRILFDEEGDPRLSTFGLMKNSRDGTSFSTNLAYTPPEFLRTGRVIPESVIYSYGTILIDLLSGKHIPPSHALDIIRGKNVLLLMDSSLEGQYENEDATKLVDLASKCLQSEAKDRPDTKYLLSSVPPLQKQKEVASHVLMGLPKNRVILPTLLSPLGKACSRMDLAAVHEILLKAGYRDDEGAENELSFQEWTQPVQEMLNTKKFGDVAFRDKDFKNAIECYSKLVVMMSVPSATVFARRACSYLMTDQHELALRDAMQAQVCIPEWPTAFYLQALALSKLGMETDANDMLNDGAAFEAKRQQQNSWRC